One genomic region from Parerythrobacter aestuarii encodes:
- the tsaE gene encoding tRNA (adenosine(37)-N6)-threonylcarbamoyltransferase complex ATPase subunit type 1 TsaE translates to MIIDLPDLPAMKSYGARIAAKLQPGDIVALSGGLGAGKTTLARAILAALGHRGEVPSPTFTIIETYETLAPPIVHADFYRLETPGEADEIGLDDYRQGAVLIAEWPDNAGGFTNEPGCLSLTLEFAEQGRRAIALGGTDWLGRMP, encoded by the coding sequence GTGATTATCGACCTTCCGGATTTGCCCGCGATGAAGAGCTACGGGGCCCGTATTGCTGCCAAGCTCCAGCCAGGTGACATCGTGGCGCTGTCCGGAGGTTTGGGTGCGGGCAAGACGACACTGGCACGCGCCATCCTTGCGGCCCTCGGCCACCGGGGCGAAGTGCCATCGCCGACGTTTACGATCATCGAAACTTACGAAACACTCGCTCCGCCGATCGTCCACGCGGACTTCTATCGGCTGGAGACGCCGGGAGAAGCGGATGAGATCGGATTGGACGATTACCGCCAAGGCGCTGTGCTGATCGCGGAATGGCCGGACAATGCTGGTGGTTTCACGAATGAGCCCGGTTGTCTTTCGCTGACGCTGGAATTTGCGGAACAGGGGCGCAGGGCGATTGCCCTGGGTGGAACGGATTGGCTAGGGCGCATGCCATGA